One Patescibacteria group bacterium genomic window carries:
- a CDS encoding DnaB-like helicase N-terminal domain-containing protein: MSNGEKNQTTEEIGRMPPQNIEAEQSLLSCILIDKDAIIKVADIISENDFYKDTHRLIFIVIKELYNHREPIDILTLTNRLEEKKQLSDIGGRTYLAQLSSFVATSSNVVQYANIVQRKATLRRLQTAASEIMDLSYQEEEEIDKVLDQTEQKNFFRFAEIFKKYFRAD; the protein is encoded by the coding sequence ATGAGTAACGGGGAAAAAAATCAAACAACTGAAGAAATCGGAAGAATGCCGCCGCAGAATATTGAGGCCGAGCAATCGCTCTTGTCCTGTATTTTGATTGACAAAGACGCAATCATTAAGGTGGCGGACATTATTTCGGAAAATGACTTTTATAAAGACACCCACCGCCTTATTTTCATTGTTATCAAAGAGCTTTACAACCACCGCGAACCGATTGATATTCTAACTTTAACCAACCGCCTGGAAGAAAAAAAACAGCTCTCTGACATTGGCGGCCGAACTTATCTGGCCCAGCTTTCTTCCTTTGTCGCCACTTCTTCCAATGTTGTCCAATACGCCAATATCGTCCAGCGCAAGGCCACCCTGCGCCGCCTGCAAACGGCCGCTTCGGAAATTATGGATCTAAGCTACCAGGAAGAAGAGGAAATAGACAAGGTTCTGGACCAGACCGAGCAAAAAAATTTTTT